A single genomic interval of Paenibacillus macerans harbors:
- a CDS encoding nucleotidyltransferase domain-containing protein, with amino-acid sequence MFKHHAESIEKLKAKLADREDILALLISGSIAHGFAKASSDVDVMMVVSDKEYARRLSTGELTYWENEVTEYESGYVDGKYISYGFLQQVVEKGSEPARFAFEGAIPFFSKVDGLEELLAEIVRYPVERKQENIARFLAQLEAWKWYSAEAFKHDNLYLLQHSVNNLVLFGGRLILAHNEMLYPYHKWFLKVLENAPHKPHDLLGLIDRMLKAPTADHIEEFYQSVKTFTDWGSDGRSWPSRFMEDSELNWLHGYTPVNDI; translated from the coding sequence ATGTTCAAGCATCACGCCGAGTCCATCGAAAAGCTCAAAGCCAAGCTGGCCGACAGAGAGGACATTTTGGCTTTATTGATATCGGGTTCGATTGCGCATGGATTCGCCAAAGCTTCCTCGGACGTAGACGTAATGATGGTCGTGTCCGACAAGGAATACGCCCGGCGCTTGAGTACCGGCGAGCTCACCTATTGGGAGAATGAAGTGACGGAATATGAATCCGGCTATGTAGATGGAAAATACATCTCCTACGGCTTCCTGCAACAGGTGGTGGAGAAAGGGAGCGAGCCTGCCCGCTTTGCTTTTGAGGGGGCGATCCCTTTTTTTTCGAAGGTGGACGGGCTGGAAGAACTGCTCGCGGAGATTGTCCGGTATCCGGTGGAACGGAAGCAGGAAAACATAGCCCGCTTTTTGGCCCAACTGGAGGCGTGGAAATGGTACTCCGCGGAGGCATTCAAGCATGATAACCTTTATTTGTTGCAGCATTCCGTCAACAATTTGGTGCTGTTCGGCGGACGTTTGATTTTGGCGCATAACGAAATGCTCTACCCTTATCACAAATGGTTCCTGAAAGTACTGGAAAATGCGCCGCATAAACCGCACGATTTGCTGGGGTTAATCGACCGGATGCTTAAAGCGCCGACGGCCGATCATATCGAGGAGTTTTACCAGTCCGTCAAGACGTTTACCGATTGGGGAAGCGACGGACGAAGCTGGCCGTCGCGGTTTATGGAGGACAGCGAATTGAACTGGCTGCACGGCTATACTCCGGTCAACGATATCTAG
- a CDS encoding DUF5381 family protein produces MKTISYRKSVAWGKTLGSLLFVLVCLFLLYAAIFIDVSPVRLFFCITSAIIGLPFFGGYFVACFPRALRSDPRLLTYDQRTISDGTRTVAWPDISGISYNGPSIRKWLLPQFPELIFHLKNKETWTVSTYYLLTDTEIHAVMKLLRGLISRNGKE; encoded by the coding sequence ATGAAGACGATCTCTTACCGGAAATCCGTGGCATGGGGCAAAACGCTGGGCAGCTTGCTTTTTGTCCTCGTCTGTCTGTTTTTGCTGTACGCGGCTATATTTATAGATGTTAGCCCGGTCCGCCTGTTTTTTTGCATCACTTCGGCCATAATCGGGTTGCCGTTTTTCGGGGGCTATTTCGTTGCGTGCTTCCCCAGAGCTCTGCGGTCCGATCCGCGCCTGCTCACCTATGATCAGCGAACGATTTCGGATGGAACGCGCACCGTCGCTTGGCCGGACATTTCGGGCATCAGCTACAATGGTCCCTCGATCCGAAAGTGGTTGCTCCCTCAGTTCCCGGAATTGATTTTTCACCTTAAGAACAAGGAAACCTGGACCGTGAGCACTTATTATTTGCTGACCGATACCGAAATCCACGCGGTCATGAAGCTTTTGCGCGGCCTGATCAGCCGAAACGGAAAAGAATAG
- a CDS encoding YfiT family bacillithiol transferase produces MDYRYPIGKFEFTGKISTAQREQWIREIETLPARMRQAVEGLSEDQLNLPYREGGWTLRQVVHHVADSHINAYTRFKLALTEDNPTIRPYFEDRWAELPDSMADIGVSLALLEALHQRWVILLKALSEADYERTFQHPESGTTTSLAYNLGTYAWHGNHHLAHITSLRTRLVL; encoded by the coding sequence ATGGACTATAGATATCCGATCGGCAAATTTGAATTTACGGGGAAAATTTCCACCGCCCAGCGGGAGCAATGGATCCGGGAAATCGAGACCCTGCCCGCGAGAATGAGGCAGGCGGTCGAAGGGCTTAGCGAGGATCAATTGAACCTGCCATACCGGGAGGGAGGTTGGACGCTGCGGCAGGTCGTGCACCATGTGGCCGACAGCCATATCAACGCTTATACGCGGTTTAAGCTGGCGTTGACGGAAGACAACCCGACGATTCGCCCCTATTTCGAAGACCGGTGGGCGGAGCTGCCGGATTCCATGGCGGATATTGGGGTTTCGCTGGCCCTGCTTGAGGCGTTGCACCAGCGATGGGTGATTTTGCTGAAAGCGCTGAGCGAAGCGGATTACGAGCGGACATTCCAGCATCCCGAATCGGGCACAACAACCAGTCTGGCTTATAATCTCGGCACTTACGCCTGGCACGGCAATCATCATCTGGCTCATATTACGTCATTAAGAACGAGGCTGGTTCTTTAG
- a CDS encoding cupin domain-containing protein, with the protein MISKSNAEHYIWGERCDGWRLVDREEMSVIHEKMPPNTRETRHFHIKASQFFFVLSGYMHIEVDGTEHLLQAHEGIEVRPGTPHQVFNKSEHPLEFLVYSQPNTRNDRVQA; encoded by the coding sequence ATGATCAGTAAAAGCAACGCGGAGCATTACATCTGGGGGGAACGCTGCGACGGATGGAGACTGGTGGACCGGGAAGAAATGAGCGTCATTCACGAAAAAATGCCCCCAAACACCCGTGAAACCAGGCATTTTCATATCAAAGCAAGCCAGTTTTTCTTCGTATTATCCGGATACATGCACATTGAAGTCGACGGAACGGAACATCTTCTTCAAGCCCATGAAGGGATCGAGGTCCGGCCGGGAACTCCACATCAGGTGTTCAACAAATCAGAGCACCCGCTCGAGTTCCTCGTCTATTCGCAGCCGAATACGCGCAACGACCGGGTGCAGGCTTGA
- a CDS encoding S8 family serine peptidase, whose translation MISRIRFRIWLIYLLALGLTATGAFPGTTAASGSAPLPSIGQVSTSATATASEPLISPHIDTSSKEPVRIIVQLDGQPAAAGKFAAKAGMRSLAAVTTEATVNKEQQKFLHTAADQGLDLDVNYQYDTVLNGFEITIPANEIPKLADIPGIKSIHENSTWYPVPLETAAIEEGAPFEINPIKQIGADLAWEKGLTGKGLKVGVIDTGVDYLHPDIAGAYKGGYDSFYNDNDPYEEPPIPIEDDPLGTGFEGTSHGTHVAGTIVGRAANTESDVVQKGVAYEAELYAYKVLGRSQENPSQTSGSSAQVIDGIERAVKDGMDVINLSLGSDSEKDVNSPDAVAINNAVLSGVVAVVANGNAGPGYYSMGSPATAQLAIAVGGVDTDSLHYSGTLTSKFADLSESPDSPGSASSTATSATYATYNFNVMAWETMQDDFRNILGTKPLEVVYANLGSDEDYADLDVKGKVVLVSRGAQPFAYKIANAKEHGAVAIAIFNGTADASGKNAELSDAIPDEYDGHINLPQGDSFGYIPTFDLRGQDGRAMARALTENDGLALNFTFSGEYPSEIVPGDSLYAYSSWGPNADGDLSIKPDILAPAVNIRSSYPAYGKLVEGAAYDQAYMRSSGTSMAAPHVAGLTLLLLQEHPDWTPFDVRAALANTADVLENGDGGLYKVYQQGAGRANVANAVETPALLQAVEPITILDPNFNRKNVVNYNSSASLGVVAPGSSQTDVLQLKNTSNQEVSYEASVVWHGGHDGVEAALDLTALTAAAGENATFQLTLTAASDAASGFYEGQVNLANPGLPELHLPFVVYVDKQPPANGFGIQEAKVTNSIVYPNRSTQKSTDLSFKLTAADTNFLQIRVYNVNDELLGLIGDQVTEDINDRFVPGVYTFEGIGSAYYPVDANGNLILDGQGQPVTRHLKDGIYKIWIYALQLDSNYQIAVRKDGTAIMYNNVNSFRVDNSTGSNGGGGGGNGGGGGGGGRDKGNSSVTNPAAPAAPSASLSAVAEAVIAPGHKQVNLTAKTTADGGVTAATVGDSELSAALASAGSGSPAAIVLSLPGTNVTNAKASFTAGQVKQLAALHPQSVIVFSAAGSALALPVSLLGQAPASAWLDLIIEPSESGKAAFTEHAPGATVLGTPVLFAANWVAEAGSTPLKVPAGTFIKRAFTVPGQIEPGTAGVLYEENGEVRPVASVFTAREDKTTLVTVNRPGFSMYAAVTRTIQFDDIGGSPAAEHIQALASKFIIEGTSAGKFLPNGNLTRAEFTSLLVRALGLKAHGTAARFGDVKTTDWFAEDIAAANEAGIIHGKSQNVFAPGASVTRQEMAAILARALTFTGAKLPQADSPAAAYTDAAEIADYAKDSVGALTAAGIIGGVDADGGTYFRPNVTATRETAASALYLLLSKAGLSD comes from the coding sequence TTGATAAGCAGAATTCGTTTTCGTATATGGCTCATCTATTTGCTTGCCCTGGGGCTGACCGCCACAGGAGCTTTCCCCGGTACAACCGCAGCTTCGGGCTCGGCGCCCTTGCCGTCAATCGGTCAGGTTTCAACGTCCGCAACAGCAACAGCTTCGGAACCTCTCATATCGCCTCATATCGATACGTCATCCAAGGAACCGGTCAGAATTATCGTTCAGCTTGACGGCCAACCTGCCGCGGCCGGAAAATTTGCAGCCAAAGCCGGCATGCGTTCCTTGGCTGCAGTAACGACGGAAGCTACGGTCAACAAAGAACAGCAGAAATTTTTACATACCGCAGCCGATCAAGGCCTGGATCTGGACGTCAACTATCAGTACGACACCGTGCTCAACGGTTTTGAAATTACGATTCCGGCCAATGAAATCCCGAAGCTGGCGGACATCCCCGGCATCAAATCGATCCATGAGAACAGCACATGGTATCCGGTTCCGCTGGAAACGGCTGCAATAGAAGAAGGCGCTCCGTTCGAAATCAATCCGATCAAGCAAATCGGAGCCGACCTTGCATGGGAAAAAGGGCTTACAGGAAAAGGCCTGAAGGTCGGGGTGATCGATACCGGCGTCGACTACCTGCATCCCGATATCGCAGGCGCTTATAAAGGCGGCTATGACTCGTTTTACAACGACAACGACCCTTATGAGGAACCGCCGATCCCCATAGAAGATGATCCGCTGGGCACAGGGTTTGAAGGGACCTCGCACGGCACCCATGTGGCCGGAACGATCGTAGGGCGGGCCGCCAATACAGAGAGCGACGTCGTGCAAAAAGGCGTTGCTTACGAGGCTGAGCTATACGCCTATAAAGTGCTGGGAAGAAGCCAGGAAAATCCTTCCCAAACCAGCGGCTCCTCCGCGCAGGTGATCGACGGCATTGAACGGGCGGTCAAGGACGGGATGGATGTGATCAACCTGTCGTTAGGCTCCGACTCCGAAAAAGACGTCAATTCGCCGGATGCCGTCGCCATCAACAACGCCGTATTGTCGGGCGTCGTGGCGGTCGTCGCCAACGGCAACGCCGGGCCGGGGTATTACAGCATGGGCTCGCCGGCTACGGCTCAGCTGGCGATTGCGGTCGGCGGCGTAGACACCGACAGTCTGCATTATTCGGGCACCCTGACTTCCAAATTTGCCGATTTATCCGAATCGCCTGATTCGCCGGGCTCCGCTTCGTCCACGGCCACTTCGGCAACTTATGCAACCTATAATTTTAACGTCATGGCATGGGAAACGATGCAGGATGATTTTCGCAACATTTTGGGTACGAAGCCACTGGAGGTCGTCTATGCCAACCTGGGCAGCGATGAAGACTACGCGGACTTGGATGTCAAAGGCAAAGTGGTTTTGGTTTCCCGCGGCGCCCAACCTTTTGCCTACAAAATCGCCAACGCCAAGGAGCACGGAGCGGTCGCTATCGCCATTTTTAACGGCACGGCTGACGCCAGCGGCAAAAATGCCGAGTTAAGCGATGCAATCCCGGATGAGTACGACGGGCATATCAACCTGCCTCAAGGCGATTCTTTTGGCTATATTCCGACCTTTGACCTCAGGGGACAGGACGGACGCGCGATGGCCCGGGCCTTGACGGAAAATGACGGACTCGCCCTGAATTTTACCTTCAGCGGAGAGTATCCGTCGGAAATCGTTCCGGGAGACTCCTTGTACGCCTATAGCTCTTGGGGGCCAAACGCCGACGGCGACCTGAGCATCAAACCGGACATCCTCGCCCCTGCCGTCAACATTAGGTCCAGTTATCCGGCCTACGGCAAACTCGTGGAGGGCGCCGCGTACGACCAGGCTTATATGCGCAGCAGCGGCACCAGCATGGCGGCTCCGCATGTGGCCGGTTTGACGCTGCTGCTCCTGCAGGAGCATCCGGATTGGACGCCTTTTGACGTTCGCGCGGCATTAGCTAATACCGCCGATGTATTGGAAAACGGCGACGGCGGCTTGTATAAGGTATATCAGCAAGGGGCCGGGCGCGCCAATGTGGCAAACGCGGTCGAGACGCCCGCTTTGCTGCAGGCCGTTGAGCCGATCACGATCCTTGATCCGAATTTCAACCGCAAAAATGTCGTGAACTATAACTCATCCGCAAGCCTCGGCGTCGTTGCTCCCGGCTCGAGCCAAACCGATGTCCTGCAGCTGAAAAATACGTCGAACCAAGAAGTCAGTTATGAAGCATCTGTTGTGTGGCACGGCGGTCATGACGGCGTGGAGGCCGCGCTTGACCTAACTGCGTTGACCGCCGCCGCCGGGGAGAACGCTACGTTCCAGTTGACCTTAACGGCGGCTTCCGATGCCGCAAGCGGATTTTATGAAGGACAGGTCAACCTGGCGAATCCGGGCTTGCCGGAGCTGCATCTGCCATTTGTGGTTTACGTCGATAAGCAGCCGCCGGCGAACGGATTCGGCATTCAGGAGGCCAAGGTTACGAACTCCATCGTTTACCCGAACCGCAGCACGCAAAAATCGACCGATTTGAGCTTTAAACTGACGGCCGCGGATACGAATTTTTTACAAATTCGCGTGTACAATGTGAATGACGAACTGCTCGGGCTGATCGGGGATCAGGTTACCGAGGACATTAACGACCGTTTTGTGCCAGGGGTTTATACCTTCGAAGGAATCGGCAGCGCGTATTACCCCGTCGACGCGAACGGCAATTTGATCCTCGATGGTCAAGGCCAGCCGGTCACCCGGCACCTGAAGGACGGCATTTATAAAATTTGGATTTACGCTCTTCAGTTGGACAGCAACTATCAAATAGCCGTGAGAAAGGATGGCACGGCAATTATGTACAACAACGTCAACTCCTTCCGGGTGGACAACTCCACGGGAAGCAACGGCGGTGGCGGTGGTGGAAACGGCGGCGGCGGTGGCGGCGGTGGCCGCGACAAAGGCAATAGTTCCGTGACGAATCCGGCTGCTCCCGCCGCACCTTCGGCAAGCTTGAGCGCCGTAGCGGAAGCTGTCATTGCCCCGGGCCATAAGCAGGTAAATCTCACCGCCAAGACGACTGCGGACGGCGGCGTCACGGCAGCCACGGTGGGGGACAGCGAACTGAGCGCCGCGCTGGCTTCGGCCGGATCCGGCTCGCCGGCCGCGATCGTGCTTAGCTTGCCGGGTACAAACGTGACAAACGCCAAGGCGTCGTTCACAGCCGGGCAAGTCAAGCAGCTGGCCGCCCTGCATCCGCAAAGCGTGATCGTGTTTAGCGCAGCGGGCTCCGCTTTGGCTTTGCCGGTTAGCCTGCTGGGGCAAGCTCCGGCTTCCGCCTGGCTCGATCTGATCATCGAACCGTCCGAATCCGGCAAAGCCGCCTTTACGGAGCATGCTCCCGGAGCAACGGTCCTCGGAACGCCGGTTCTTTTTGCAGCGAACTGGGTTGCCGAGGCCGGAAGCACGCCGCTCAAGGTGCCGGCCGGCACCTTCATCAAGCGGGCGTTCACCGTACCGGGGCAAATTGAGCCGGGCACGGCCGGAGTCCTTTATGAAGAGAACGGTGAAGTCAGACCGGTCGCTTCGGTATTCACGGCCCGGGAAGACAAGACGACGCTGGTCACGGTAAACCGCCCTGGATTTTCCATGTACGCCGCCGTCACACGTACGATTCAATTCGATGATATTGGCGGTTCGCCTGCAGCGGAGCATATTCAGGCGTTGGCAAGCAAGTTCATCATTGAAGGAACTTCCGCCGGCAAGTTTTTGCCAAACGGCAACTTGACCCGCGCGGAATTCACATCCCTGCTTGTACGGGCGCTGGGCCTTAAAGCGCATGGCACTGCCGCCCGGTTCGGCGACGTGAAGACGACCGACTGGTTCGCCGAAGATATCGCCGCCGCTAATGAAGCCGGCATCATCCACGGCAAAAGCCAAAACGTGTTTGCTCCCGGCGCAAGCGTAACGCGTCAGGAAATGGCGGCGATTCTGGCAAGAGCTTTGACGTTTACGGGAGCCAAGCTGCCGCAGGCCGATTCGCCGGCCGCCGCTTACACCGATGCGGCGGAAATTGCCGATTACGCCAAAGACAGCGTTGGGGCGTTAACGGCCGCCGGTATCATCGGCGGTGTGGACGCTGACGGCGGAACCTACTTCCGCCCGAACGTCACCGCCACGCGCGAAACTGCCGCCTCGGCGCTGTATCTGCTGCTCAGCAAGGCGGGCTTGTCCGATTAA
- a CDS encoding sulfotransferase domain-containing protein: MPVKLLVIGVPESGLGEMNYLLAQLLPLRKGEWVNQWEGDVQEELLKLKSGEIRSGHLYHSETIKRFLDAQRVRRIFMVRDPRDMILSMLLSILRNPEHPHQSYFRQHFKSMDERLLRMINGFMESRAVSKQYGEVQIGYGDINEHYNRYLRWMDDPGTLTIRYEQAAGDPKLLHGELARVVDYVWPDLQEGGRKFTKEQYLQRISRLKLVKPKHHLPPGRWKKAYTPETIAAFKKVAGELLIYLGYEQDFDW; this comes from the coding sequence ATGCCGGTAAAATTACTTGTGATCGGGGTTCCGGAGTCCGGTCTTGGAGAGATGAATTACCTGCTGGCGCAGCTGCTGCCCCTGCGCAAGGGAGAATGGGTGAACCAGTGGGAGGGGGACGTTCAAGAAGAGCTGTTGAAATTGAAATCCGGGGAAATCCGCTCGGGGCACCTCTACCACAGTGAGACGATAAAGCGGTTTTTGGATGCGCAGCGAGTTCGCCGGATATTTATGGTGAGGGATCCGCGCGACATGATCTTGAGCATGCTTCTCTCCATTTTGAGGAACCCCGAACATCCGCATCAATCATATTTCCGCCAGCATTTTAAATCGATGGATGAGCGTCTGCTCCGGATGATTAACGGTTTTATGGAAAGCCGGGCCGTCTCCAAGCAGTACGGAGAGGTGCAGATTGGCTATGGGGACATCAATGAGCATTACAACCGGTATTTGCGGTGGATGGACGATCCCGGTACCTTGACGATTCGTTATGAACAGGCCGCCGGCGATCCCAAGCTGCTGCACGGCGAGCTTGCGCGGGTCGTGGATTATGTGTGGCCCGATCTTCAGGAGGGGGGGCGGAAGTTCACGAAGGAGCAGTATCTCCAGCGGATCAGCCGCTTGAAACTGGTGAAGCCTAAACATCATTTGCCGCCAGGGAGATGGAAAAAGGCGTACACCCCAGAGACGATAGCCGCATTCAAAAAGGTTGCGGGCGAACTGCTTATTTACTTGGGGTATGAACAGGATTTTGATTGGTGA
- the nrdG gene encoding anaerobic ribonucleoside-triphosphate reductase activating protein: MHIADYKKFDVLNGKGLRNSLFTSGCTHHCKGCFNAATWNFAYGVPYTREFEDQVIADLQVEDIRVAGLSILGGEPFQNVDGLLGLVRRVRAECPGKDIWIWSGYTFEEILADASRTELLAYCDVLIDGRFMLERRNLKLKWRGSENQRVLDVRESLRERAAVWLKSERDGL; encoded by the coding sequence ATGCATATCGCGGACTATAAGAAATTCGACGTGCTTAACGGAAAAGGGCTGCGCAATTCCCTGTTCACCTCCGGCTGCACCCATCATTGCAAAGGCTGCTTCAACGCGGCCACCTGGAATTTCGCTTACGGTGTCCCCTATACACGGGAATTCGAGGATCAGGTCATCGCCGATTTACAGGTGGAGGACATCCGGGTGGCGGGCCTGTCCATCCTCGGCGGCGAGCCGTTTCAGAACGTGGACGGGCTGCTCGGTTTGGTGCGGCGGGTACGGGCGGAATGCCCGGGCAAAGACATCTGGATCTGGTCGGGCTACACGTTTGAGGAGATCCTCGCCGACGCCTCCCGCACGGAGCTGCTCGCCTATTGCGATGTGCTGATCGACGGCCGGTTTATGTTGGAGCGGCGCAATCTCAAACTAAAATGGAGAGGTTCGGAAAATCAGCGGGTGCTCGATGTCCGGGAGAGCTTGCGGGAGCGGGCGGCTGTCTGGCTGAAGTCGGAACGAGACGGTTTGTGA
- a CDS encoding DUF4269 domain-containing protein: MRDFSTIAYLLEGNPRQREAYKIMTDLKIMDLLAPFHPVLAGTIPLGIDLPASDLDIICEVYDHGKFQRDVQLMFGRYEDFRCKSKTVNGMMRTVANFAAGGFPFEIFGQSVPVTGQNAYKHMVVEHRILEMAGPAGPREIRKRRWQGMKTEPAFADWLGLPGDPYAALLELYDWEDRRLAEFVSRGGMHDQ; this comes from the coding sequence ATGCGAGATTTTTCGACGATAGCATATTTGCTGGAAGGAAACCCAAGGCAGCGAGAGGCTTACAAGATAATGACGGACCTGAAGATTATGGACCTGCTCGCACCCTTCCATCCCGTATTGGCCGGAACGATTCCGCTCGGCATCGACCTGCCGGCCAGCGATCTGGACATCATCTGCGAGGTTTACGACCACGGCAAGTTTCAGAGAGACGTGCAGCTAATGTTTGGCAGGTACGAGGATTTCCGGTGCAAGTCGAAAACTGTCAACGGTATGATGCGGACGGTAGCGAATTTTGCGGCCGGCGGGTTCCCGTTCGAAATTTTTGGCCAGTCCGTGCCGGTCACCGGGCAAAATGCCTATAAACATATGGTGGTTGAGCATCGTATTTTGGAAATGGCCGGACCCGCTGGGCCACGGGAAATTCGCAAGAGAAGGTGGCAGGGCATGAAAACGGAGCCGGCGTTTGCCGATTGGCTTGGGTTGCCCGGTGACCCTTATGCCGCTTTGCTGGAGTTGTACGATTGGGAGGACCGGAGGTTGGCCGAATTTGTAAGTAGGGGTGGTATGCATGATCAGTAA
- the nrdD gene encoding anaerobic ribonucleoside-triphosphate reductase — protein MIVTIVIKRDGSEVAFNQQKIIDAICAAMNSTEKKIDMDVAQKVADKVTARISKLEKVDIEHIQDEVQSALMNSRRKDAAEAYIGYREIRTLKRRERSSLDKKVLGLLELTNEEVLKENSNKDGATIPTQRDLLAGIMAKDFAQTYMIPKRVVEAHNSGSLHFHDQDYSPYFPIYNCMLIDLKGMLENGFKLGNAQIETPRSITTATAITAQIIAQVASHIYGGNTINEIDKILAPYVAKSFAKHYKNGLEWLYELDGAAIAGLDISYENTKLHERYPKCFDYAKKLTEKETFDAFQSLEYEINTLVSANGQTPFSTFGFGRGISWEERQIQIAILKNRIRGLGKDGKTPVFPKLIFALEEGVNLRPGDPNYDIKELALKCSTLRMYPDIISVPKVKAITGSFKFPMGCRSFLGAYEENGRELHDGRFNMGVVTANLPRLAIQAKGSERTFYKLLDELLEVCKEGLMYRIERLRGVKAKVAPILYMEGAAGSRLQPEDTIDHLLQNGRASISLGYIGIHETILALYGNHIFDDAALRQKGLDIVRYLSEKTAEWKNETGYGFSLYSTPAESLCYRFCKLDEQRFGVLEGITDKGYYTNSFHLDVAKKVTPFEKIEFEKAYPVHASGGFITYCEFDSLVQNPEALEAVWDYAYERVPYFGTNTPTDKCLECGYEGEFEATNTGFECPNCGNRNPKTSSVIRRCCGYLSEPSQRPFNAGKQREVLARVKHM, from the coding sequence GTGATCGTTACGATAGTCATTAAACGCGACGGGTCCGAAGTGGCCTTTAACCAGCAAAAAATCATCGACGCGATTTGCGCCGCCATGAACAGCACGGAGAAGAAAATCGACATGGACGTGGCGCAAAAGGTAGCCGACAAAGTGACCGCCAGAATCTCCAAGCTGGAGAAGGTGGATATCGAGCATATTCAGGACGAAGTGCAGTCCGCCTTGATGAACAGCCGCAGAAAAGACGCGGCCGAAGCGTATATCGGCTACCGCGAAATCCGCACGCTGAAAAGACGCGAGCGCAGCAGTCTGGACAAAAAGGTGCTGGGATTGCTGGAGCTGACGAACGAAGAAGTGCTCAAGGAAAACTCCAACAAGGACGGGGCGACCATTCCGACGCAGCGGGATCTGCTGGCCGGCATCATGGCCAAGGACTTCGCCCAGACCTACATGATTCCCAAACGGGTGGTCGAAGCCCATAACAGCGGGAGCCTGCATTTTCACGACCAGGATTACAGCCCGTATTTTCCGATCTACAACTGTATGCTGATCGACCTCAAAGGCATGCTGGAAAACGGCTTTAAGCTGGGCAACGCGCAGATCGAAACGCCCCGTTCCATCACGACCGCAACGGCGATCACGGCGCAGATCATCGCCCAGGTGGCCAGCCACATTTACGGCGGGAACACGATTAACGAAATCGATAAAATTTTGGCGCCTTATGTGGCGAAGTCTTTTGCCAAACATTATAAGAACGGCCTGGAGTGGCTGTATGAACTGGATGGCGCGGCGATCGCCGGGCTCGATATTTCCTACGAAAATACGAAGCTGCACGAACGTTACCCGAAATGCTTCGACTATGCCAAAAAGCTGACGGAAAAAGAAACCTTCGACGCGTTCCAATCGCTGGAGTACGAAATCAACACGCTCGTAAGCGCCAACGGCCAAACCCCGTTCAGCACATTCGGGTTCGGGCGGGGCATAAGCTGGGAGGAACGGCAGATTCAAATCGCCATTCTGAAGAATCGCATCCGCGGGCTCGGCAAAGACGGCAAAACGCCGGTGTTCCCCAAGCTGATTTTCGCCCTGGAAGAAGGGGTGAACTTGCGGCCGGGCGATCCGAATTACGACATCAAGGAGCTCGCGCTTAAATGCAGCACGCTGCGCATGTACCCGGACATCATTTCGGTGCCGAAAGTCAAAGCGATCACCGGGTCGTTCAAGTTTCCGATGGGCTGCCGCTCCTTCCTCGGCGCTTATGAAGAGAACGGACGGGAGCTGCATGACGGCCGCTTCAACATGGGCGTGGTTACCGCCAATCTGCCGCGGCTGGCGATTCAGGCGAAGGGATCGGAGCGGACCTTCTACAAGCTGCTGGACGAGCTGCTGGAAGTCTGCAAGGAAGGCCTGATGTACCGCATCGAGCGGTTGCGGGGCGTCAAAGCCAAGGTCGCGCCCATTTTGTACATGGAAGGCGCGGCCGGCAGTCGGCTCCAGCCCGAAGACACGATCGACCATCTGCTGCAAAACGGGCGGGCCAGCATCTCGCTGGGGTATATAGGCATTCATGAGACGATCTTGGCGCTATACGGCAATCACATCTTCGACGACGCCGCGCTAAGGCAAAAAGGCCTCGACATCGTGCGGTATTTGAGTGAGAAGACCGCCGAATGGAAAAATGAAACCGGGTACGGCTTCAGCCTCTACTCCACGCCGGCGGAATCGCTGTGCTACCGCTTCTGCAAACTGGACGAGCAGCGTTTCGGCGTGCTTGAAGGAATTACGGACAAAGGCTATTACACCAACTCGTTCCATCTGGACGTGGCCAAAAAGGTAACGCCGTTCGAAAAAATCGAATTCGAAAAAGCGTATCCCGTTCACGCGAGCGGCGGCTTCATCACCTACTGCGAGTTCGACTCGCTGGTGCAAAATCCCGAGGCGCTGGAAGCGGTGTGGGACTACGCCTACGAGCGGGTGCCTTACTTCGGGACGAACACCCCGACGGACAAATGTCTGGAGTGCGGATACGAAGGGGAATTCGAAGCGACCAACACGGGGTTTGAATGCCCGAATTGCGGGAACCGCAACCCCAAAACCTCTTCGGTCATCCGGCGCTGCTGCGGCTACCTGTCCGAGCCGAGCCAGCGTCCGTTTAACGCGGGCAAGCAGCGGGAAGTGCTCGCTCGCGTCAAGCATATGTGA